The sequence ATGGCCACCTTTGTCCTCTCCGGCTGCTCTTCTAGAAAGGACACAAAGAAAGAGTGCCATTCCTTGGCTCTTGTCTTTACTCTTGTAACCTGCAAGGCTTAGTCTAATTCATCTAGAAGCCAACCCATCCTTGTCAATCCAACTTTTCAAGAGACAAGAAACCAGCCACATAGTTACCGACTTTTCTGTACTTAAATGAGAACCCTAAGGATTACATACATTAAAGCTTAAACACAGGCAATTGACCCACAAATTCtctcctttatatatatatatatatatatatctgtttcCTCCTCCACCAAATTCTAAGAGTCATAAATGGAAGAAGATACTCTCTCTCTGTCTGAACTTCCTTTAACCAATAGTGATTCCAGTTGGAAGGAATACTCCGCCAGAAACAATCAAAGCTCATCATCATTTGATGACGATGATGGTTTGTTCGAGTTCTTCAGTGGAGacattgctgctgctgctgcctctAGTTATCCTGCTGACAAGATCATCTTCTGTGGTGAAGACATAGCTAACAACAAAGAAGCGAAAAAGGACAGAGATGCTGACAAGATCATCTTCTGTGGTAAAGACATAGCTAACAACAAAGAAGCGAAAGAGGACAGAGAAGCTCAAAGTGAACAAGGATTCAACACTACCACAAAGGCTATGAAAAGCTCGCTCTCGTTTAACAGAGTAGGAGCCACTACCGTCACTTCATCAAGGCATCAAGAAGTAAGGAATCAAAGAATTTTGCTGAATTGTGGTTATATAACTAACAAACAAGCAGAGAAGTATGGCTTATCGATGCTTACTACTCTGCAGAAGCCAAGATGGTACTTTTTTGTATTTGGAATAGGAAGGCATTCGATGGAGATGGAGCAGAGAGCTATCAAGACAAGACAGAGCCGAAAAGGCTCAGTGACGATGTTTCATACTGTTGAGAAGGGTGAAGTGATAAAAGGAAAGGGGAGGAGATCAGGGGAGGGTTCATGGGGTTTCCTAAGAATGTTGGGTTGTACAGATAAACGTGCGGTGAGAGTAGTGAAGGCCACCCTTGTTTGCATGCCAGAGGTGCAATCTAATTACTAGCAGCGGTTTCACAATGTAACTATAGACTCATATATAAAATGTAACTATAGATTCATATATAACGTAACCTGAATCTGAGATTATGAAATGTATGGCACACCCAAATTTGTATTCAGGACAATATGAACATCAGTTACATCTACAGGATTTTCACAACACATCTCATATAAAATAAAGGACGGCAACTTCTTTGTTTTATTCTTCTCCCCAGGCGTTCACTTTTCTATGCAAGCCAAATGCCGAATGCATTGGCAAGCCAAAGGAATAGATTTGATTTATGTTCATCAGCATTTCAAGTCAAAGCTTCAGGATATAGGTATATATTACCCTCATACTAAATACAAGCAAATGTAAAATTAGTCTTACTTAACACAACATTCTCCAGCATTGTatatgattcaatggttttaaatcctcaaaataaaaaacattaatTGAACAAACAAAATCCTTTACAAATATCAAATGCCTTAATCCATTaaactaaacataaaatatcaaCACACAAGATCAACTGATCTGATATATATGCCTATTTCAACAAAATTGGCATCTCTGTTTGTaactaaaatattattaaaaagaaaaaagtctaAGGGAAACCGATAGTCAACTTGCTATGAAATAATgataaaacactaaacaaaCAATACGGTTTGTTGGACCTTACAGAGCATGAAAATGAGAAGGCATGCAACATTCATCCAggagcttctctttccttcaAAGATCCCAATCTCACTATTTCATCATCAACAGATTTATCTACTTTTATTTGAAGCTGGCTGTCCAATATTAACACGAGCGTCTATAATATTGGTTCTCGTCTCTTTTTTGATTTCCTCTCCACAGGGAAACTGCAACAAATACTGTAAATATTAGTTACCTCATACTGTATTACTGTGCACCGAATTGTAGAGAAGTTCAAGATTTGATAAGATAAGCATCGACATTTATTCATTGATCAAAACAACAAGTTTCAGCTCAACAGGAATGCCACAGACAACCTACAAATCTTCATGGCATGCATAATGAAAATATAACAATGAGTACGATTGACATAAAAATCTGGCTCTTCGAACTGGAAGTGTTCACTTTAGGCGTGATACCTCATTATGCATGACGGGAACCATGTGCCACAAACACTGATATTACCATTGTTCCCAAAAAAGGTAAACACCTAGTAGGCGGGGTAggggacaagcaagatgtacTCAGACATTACCTccgcataatatgtgaagagactattaccaggaattgaacctgtgacctttaggttgcacccttACTGATTGCCCTCACAACAAAAGCAGCACACCAAAGACCGATTTAGCAAGAATTTCACCGCCAAAGGGCATCAAACCATTCAACTAAGTCATGAAATAGTCTATGTGCATTTTAAATGACTGAACCACAGCAAGGCATAAATGGGAAATATTCCATGACGCTTGTGTAATAATATGAGTAAATGGAAACAAATTCATGACATTTACCTTGTCTTTTCTTTAATACCCAGATTCCTAGAAGAGGCATTTTCCATTACGTTTCTATAGTACTGCATAAATTGTGTACTGCCACTGAACTTTTCAGGCTGCACATCAACCATGTGTCAAACAGAGAATCGTTCAGAACTAAACGCGCAAAAGttgcacacacacacagaaaACAGACCTGAAGAAATGAGTCAGCAGATTGCTGATCATTTGGAGAAAAAGCCACCTCATCTCTCTTCTTCCGCACATACTCAATGTTCTGCTCCACCTATGGCATCAGTAAAAAAAAGTGTCAAATCATGTTACACGAGGCCATTATTCCCTCCCGTGAGGAGTCATAAAAACAGTGCCACATATTAAATTAGTGACAAGATAAGAATTCAGATTAAACAGGAAACTTGAGTTATTAGACAATCAATATCTTCCAGTAAGGTGATTAAGCAAAACCCACTTGTACAGAATATGGATGGACCAAAATCTTACTTAACACTGTTAAATTTAAGCCATGAGTAGCCGAGGTCTGAAACCTCCTCATAGTAACTTAAATGGCGTTAGATTACTGTCTTTCTAACCATATTCACCATCATTTGAGAAGAACCATAACTGGTTGTCAtctaggaatttttttttagcatGGTTGGCCCAAGCTTTGTCCCAGtttcaaaatcatttttttttttgctggatAGGGCTCCAGTTGAAAGTGTGAAACTGGATCTAGATTCAGGCTTCAGTAAAGAACACCTAGTCTCACCAGGCTAAGGTTTCACACTAGTTTTTTTTAGCCAGACTAGCAAAGGGATATAACAAGTCTAAAACTAAATTCTTTCATAAGGACTGAGACCTGATCAATGAAACGCTTCACAACTCGCCGAAAACGCTCTGAATCAGTAATCTCATCAAACTTTCTCAGGCGGATAAGCGTTATAGTTGCCAGCTCAGGAAAAGATATGTGGGAGCTCCACTTTGCAAAGTGCGCCGAGAGTAGTTCAAGGGCAGAAAAGACACACAAATCTTGGAAGTTGCGAGATTTCAGCCAATGTTTTGGCaactatacaaaaaaaaaatccaaaattagTCATACTGCAAAAATACAGCATAATTTAATAGATATTGTTCCTTGAATTCAGAGACCAACTAGCAATCAAAGATCAAATTTAAGAGGTTAAATAACTCCAGTGCACAAGACTCCTGCAGTTGTGAGCAAGAAGATTTAGGTAGCTTTATCCCTGGATCAAGGAGAATGTGGTTCTaggatttgaagttttgaacaCATGAGGTTGTGACCCCCCAGGTCACAGTGAAACAACTTTTAGAGCTAAATATAATGCTAATCATAAGGCAACTAAACCAATAATGCTGAACAGTACGGAATGAGACTCtgacataaaataaaaacattaatAATTCCTAACCTGAACAACAGATGAAAAGTTCAAGTTCTTTCCAGGTTTCCCACCATCCTTGCCAATGCTATACTCCAATATTTCCAACACAAATGATGCAACGGGAATGAAAATTCCACTAGAGTTTGAGAGTTGATTCAGCCATTGAACGCATTTTATTCTCATAGGCAAATATCTTGGACCCGGGAACAGAAGAGCAACCCCATTAATTATTTGAATAACCATATAAAGCAGTGGTTGAAGATCATAATCATTAACATTTACGGATATAAACGTGACCCAGAGATCAACGCAGTTCATGTACTGCCAACTGCATATCCTCTTAACAGCTTCCTGTgaacaaacaatgaaaaactTTCAATAAAACGTAGAACCATAGTAGAAGCCACACATAGCATGCAGATCTAATCAAAAGATTAAGGAAATAATATACTAATGCAATGAAAAAAAGCATTTCAGCTTCCAACCTCATTCTTTGTTCGTAATCCTAGCTGTAGAATTTTGGCAAGATGTCGGATAGAAGCAATTGCTGTAGTAGATGACTTGTGCACATCTTGAGAACATAGCTCAACAAAAGAATTCCTCAGAAATtgcaaatgttcaaacaaagaTGGCTCTGCAAATTTGCAGTGAGCAATGAAGGCTTTATATGTTTTGATCAAGCAAGTGTCAAAGTAATCCGAGCTAAACACAGATGCCACATCTTGTAGGATTAGAATTGAGTTTGATGATAGATCCCTTTCACCTGTTGCCCACAGATGAATCACAATCTGCATTCAATTTGCAACATTAGCAACAAATTACATCAAAAGGGATGCAACAGGATACACCTGACATTTAACAAAGCAATAAATTGAGCATAAAATATGGATACAACTATGACTTAACAATTTATGACACCATTCTGAAGAAATATTATTGAAAGATATTGAAAGATTTGTGAACTGATACTTATGAATTCCCAGGGAAATGTTCAACTATTggcaatattttttttagtacatCAGTGATATAGATGCCCGCAAGGTAAAATCACATACATCTTATGTTGCGCATAAGTATACCTTGACGAGTCTGCGTAGTAAAGTAGGAAAGGGAGCGAAGAATACTACAGAGGTTCTGATTCGGGATATGGCAAATGCCAGTATCTTAGAGTCAGTAAACTGAGTTACAAGAAACAAGGTACTTCTCAAATAAGTCTTCACCAGTGGTTTTAAAGATTTCCATTTTGAAGAATTTTTCAACTCCAAAATGGCTTCCTTCCTGCAATTTGAACATGACACTCCCAGTAGCTCCCTGAATATTTTATCAGCCTCATAGAGTACAAATGACAAAATCTTGCACAAAGTTTCAGCGTCTTCAATTCTCCAGGATGAATCAAGATCATCGACGTCTGTTGAATCACTACCATAATGGCAGGCATACCGATACCCATTTAACAGGCTAGTAAAAGCAGATACACTATGCTGCTCTCTAACTAGTTGACACAAAGAACTAATGACAGATCTTGTCAACAGCTTGCCCTTTATCAAATTTGATATGTCTTCATCTGCCAGCTGCATACCATCATCACTTGTCACATCTTCATCTGAATACTGCTGTAAAGGAAAACATACTCATTATTTATAATCCATCTAGGAATAAACAGTAAAATACACATTTCAGGTTCAAAATATGGCACAAGGAACCAGACTTATGGAAAAACAATGCCAACCAAGGTTGATAGAAATTCTTCACTTTCATCCAAAATAGGAAAAATCCTTCTCTAGGGCATCCCAAAAATTATTCTATTAGAAGTATAACCAGATCATATTCACTTCTCTTACATATGATATTGAAAGCCATAATTTCCAAACTCATACTTAAAACAAATCCTCAAGTGTCCTACGTGATGTTCACCGAGGTATCTTTTGTAGCAGAAAAAAACTTGGTAATAAGCTAACACAGCGTTCATGAGACAAAAAGCAACAGCATATTTTCCCTGCTCAAATGCATATAAACAAAAGCAACCAGAATAGAAAGAGGTACCCTCAGTCAGTGTTGTGTCCATTAGATTTCTTGGTTAGATCATTGCGTGGTAGAAAAACATGGCTTTCATGGCTGAAAGTGATCATTTGATCAACGTCTAGGTGTACAAAGAGAGCAGGCGAGAGGATAGAGCTTACGAAGCCACTTCCATCCCGTTAAAGTCACCAAGTTAGAAATAAGCCGACAGGCGGTTTTATTTCATATGAAAGTATGTACGTGGTGAAGCAATGAGTCAAATGCCCTATGTGAAAACTCATTTCGTAGCAGCTTCAAAGTAACAACCGGATAAGCTGTAATTCCAAAATGACTtgaaataaaagtaaaattaaaagACTAACCAAATGTTCCACTGTGGAATAGTTGGCAAGAGATTATTAGATTTCCATTTACATATTCTATTTGCACTGAAACTGATATATTAACATGCAACTCTTGTCCACCCCAAATAGCACTCAATGAGAACTATGCAACCAAGATATTGATCAATCTCATAGAAAGGATAACCCAAATATACTTACAGCCTCCTCATTTTTGGATGCCTTACGCGTCTCGTTGTAGCTTTCTAGGAACTGAGAGAAGTCTGGATCCTGAAAatttttcaaggaaaaaaacatttcaaca is a genomic window of Tripterygium wilfordii isolate XIE 37 chromosome 16, ASM1340144v1, whole genome shotgun sequence containing:
- the LOC119981479 gene encoding nucleolar complex protein 2 homolog isoform X3 yields the protein MQIREIHLELAKKKKKLEKLKEKDPDFSQFLESYNETRKASKNEEAQYSDEDVTSDDGMQLADEDISNLIKGKLLTRSVISSLCQLVREQHSVSAFTSLLNGYRYACHYGSDSTDVDDLDSSWRIEDAETLCKILSFVLYEADKIFRELLGVSCSNCRKEAILELKNSSKWKSLKPLVKTYLRSTLFLVTQFTDSKILAFAISRIRTSVVFFAPFPTLLRRLVKIVIHLWATGERDLSSNSILILQDVASVFSSDYFDTCLIKTYKAFIAHCKFAEPSLFEHLQFLRNSFVELCSQDVHKSSTTAIASIRHLAKILQLGLRTKNEEAVKRICSWQYMNCVDLWVTFISVNVNDYDLQPLLYMVIQIINGVALLFPGPRYLPMRIKCVQWLNQLSNSSGIFIPVASFVLEILEYSIGKDGGKPGKNLNFSSVVQLPKHWLKSRNFQDLCVFSALELLSAHFAKWSSHISFPELATITLIRLRKFDEITDSERFRRVVKRFIDQVEQNIEYVRKKRDEVAFSPNDQQSADSFLQPEKFSGSTQFMQYYRNVMENASSRNLGIKEKTSFPVERKSKKRREPIL
- the LOC119981399 gene encoding uncharacterized protein LOC119981399, with amino-acid sequence MEEDTLSLSELPLTNSDSSWKEYSARNNQSSSSFDDDDGLFEFFSGDIAAAAASSYPADKIIFCGKDIANNKEAKEDREAQSEQGFNTTTKAMKSSLSFNRVGATTVTSSRHQEVRNQRILLNCGYITNKQAEKYGLSMLTTLQKPRWYFFVFGIGRHSMEMEQRAIKTRQSRKGSVTMFHTVEKGEVIKGKGRRSGEGSWGFLRMLGCTDKRAVRVVKATLVCMPEVQSNY
- the LOC119981479 gene encoding nucleolar complex protein 2 homolog isoform X1, which gives rise to MAKKLGMKARKFAKKNLPAVHKRRRKLKSTFKKRNSKGNDRLVTEDPEGNKELPSNGRLFEDDNLEETSLDAIFSEHDSEEIQDDSGSDGYLSQDSCCTNISENNFKGYEEGSIVGNASSMQIREIHLELAKKKKKLEKLKEKDPDFSQFLESYNETRKASKNEEAQYSDEDVTSDDGMQLADEDISNLIKGKLLTRSVISSLCQLVREQHSVSAFTSLLNGYRYACHYGSDSTDVDDLDSSWRIEDAETLCKILSFVLYEADKIFRELLGVSCSNCRKEAILELKNSSKWKSLKPLVKTYLRSTLFLVTQFTDSKILAFAISRIRTSVVFFAPFPTLLRRLVKIVIHLWATGERDLSSNSILILQDVASVFSSDYFDTCLIKTYKAFIAHCKFAEPSLFEHLQFLRNSFVELCSQDVHKSSTTAIASIRHLAKILQLGLRTKNEEAVKRICSWQYMNCVDLWVTFISVNVNDYDLQPLLYMVIQIINGVALLFPGPRYLPMRIKCVQWLNQLSNSSGIFIPVASFVLEILEYSIGKDGGKPGKNLNFSSVVQLPKHWLKSRNFQDLCVFSALELLSAHFAKWSSHISFPELATITLIRLRKFDEITDSERFRRVVKRFIDQVEQNIEYVRKKRDEVAFSPNDQQSADSFLQPEKFSGSTQFMQYYRNVMENASSRNLGIKEKTSFPVERKSKKRREPIL
- the LOC119981479 gene encoding nucleolar complex protein 2 homolog isoform X2; its protein translation is MAKKLGMKARKFAKKNLPAVHKRRRKLKSTFKKRNSKGNDRLVTEDPEGNKELPSNGRLFEDDNLEETSLDAIFSEHDSEEIQDDSGSDGYLSQDSCCTNISENNFKGYEEGSIVGNASSMQIREIHLELAKKKKKLEKLKEKDPDFSQFLESYNETRKASKNEEAYSDEDVTSDDGMQLADEDISNLIKGKLLTRSVISSLCQLVREQHSVSAFTSLLNGYRYACHYGSDSTDVDDLDSSWRIEDAETLCKILSFVLYEADKIFRELLGVSCSNCRKEAILELKNSSKWKSLKPLVKTYLRSTLFLVTQFTDSKILAFAISRIRTSVVFFAPFPTLLRRLVKIVIHLWATGERDLSSNSILILQDVASVFSSDYFDTCLIKTYKAFIAHCKFAEPSLFEHLQFLRNSFVELCSQDVHKSSTTAIASIRHLAKILQLGLRTKNEEAVKRICSWQYMNCVDLWVTFISVNVNDYDLQPLLYMVIQIINGVALLFPGPRYLPMRIKCVQWLNQLSNSSGIFIPVASFVLEILEYSIGKDGGKPGKNLNFSSVVQLPKHWLKSRNFQDLCVFSALELLSAHFAKWSSHISFPELATITLIRLRKFDEITDSERFRRVVKRFIDQVEQNIEYVRKKRDEVAFSPNDQQSADSFLQPEKFSGSTQFMQYYRNVMENASSRNLGIKEKTSFPVERKSKKRREPIL